The bacterium genomic interval GTGCGCCGCCAGCCGGCCCTTCGCCTGCCGCAGATCAATGCTGCCGCCACTGGTGCGCGCGTCCACCGGACCCTCGATGCGGCCGAGCGTGAGCGAACCGCCGCTGGTTTTCACCCGCGCCTCACCGATGAGATTATCCACCGAAATGCTGCCGCCCGCCGTGTTCAAATCGAGATTGTATTTCTGCGGCACCGACAGCCGGAATTCGACCTGCAGCCCGTCGTTGTTGCCACCCCACCAGCGCCGGCTGCCGCCATACATCTTGGCGGTGATGGCCACGCCATTGGCCGTTTGATTGTAAGTGATCTCATAATCCTTGAACAATTCGCTCGCCCGGCGCTGCGACCGGCCTTCCACCCATTTGGTGACCTCGACTTTGACTTCGTCTTTGGACCAGGAAGTCACCTCCACCGAACCAAAATCCGCGCGCAATTCCAGCCAGCCGCCGGGTTTGACGGTAAAGGATTTTTCACTGCGCTCTTCCTGCGCCACGGCCAGCAGGGGCAGCACCAGCCAGGCCAGCAGGATTCCACTGCGCCAAATGTTTTTGCGATGAGGCATGTTCTCTTCCTCCTTGGTGAGATTGATAAGGCACTGCACGACGCCGTGTCTTACGGCCTGCCCTTTCGAAGGTTTCTCACTGGCAACGTCCGGCAGCATCGGCAGTCATGAGTTGCGGCTCTGCCAGAGTATGACTCTGGAAAAACGAGCGCGACCGCGAAGTTTCGCTGCACCTGGTACGTTTGCAGCCTGGCAGGCTGCGCCACGCTTCACCCTCCGAACTCTTCAATAGACAATTCCGCAGAAGGAATCGTTTGCAGGCAATCTGGCTCTTGCCTTTTGATTTTTTTGTGCTACAATACAGCCAGAAAACACTTTGCTTGTCACTGCTGCCAATTAGGAATCATGATATGCGCCGTTTCTTCGCCTTTTCCGGAAAGTCCAGAGTCGTGCCGCTGCTGGTGTTGAGTTGCCTGTTGAGTCTCTTCTTTGGATTGTCGGCGGAGCGCAAGCCGCTCGCCGGGCGTGAAACCAGTCACCAACGGGCGGACGCCGAGCATAAAGCCCAGGCGAAAAGATATCCGTCTGATTGGGCGTGGCGGCAGCGCACGTTTCCATATGGCACCGCCGACAAGACCGCACCTCTCGAGGCGCTCGCCCAGGCGCAGCGCTTGCGGCAATTGCACAAACCCAGCCAATCCGCGGCACGCTGGCGTTTTGCCGGGCCGCTCAACATCGGCGGTCGCATTACGGATATCGAATTCGATCCGTTTGACGCGACCACGGTCTATGCCGGCGCGGCCACCGGCGGCGTGTTCAAATCAGTGGATGGCGGAGAGACTTGGCAATCAGTCTTCGATGAGCAGGCGGTCTTGCCCATCGGCGATCTTGCGGTCGATCCCAATCAGCCCGGCGTGCTCTACGCCGGCACCGGTGAGGCCAACGGCGGGCATAACAATTTTCCCGGCGGCGGCGTGTTCAAATCCAGCGATGGCGGAATGACGTGGCAATTCCTCGGTCTGGCGGCGACCACGTCGATCGGACGCCTCCTCGTCGATCCCTCCAACTCGCAACGCGTGTTCGTTGCCGCCATCGGAGATTATTTTGCGAAGGATGCCGACCGCGGGGTCTATCGCAGCGATGACGCCGGTGCGAGTTGGCAAAAGGTGTTGTTCATCAATGATTCCACTGGCGTGATCGATCTCGTCATCAATCCGGAAGATCCGGCGAATCTCTTCGCGGCGGCGTGGGAACGCATTCGCCCGCCGAAGTTCAACACCCACCTTTACGGACGCGGCAGCGGCATTTACCGCAGCAGCGACGGCGGCGACACCTGGCAGCGCTTGGGCGCGGCACACGGCCTGCCCGCCGGCCGCAGTGATCTCGGCCGCATCGGACTGGCGCTCTGCGCCACGCAACCCAACCAGCTCTATGCCCTGTTCACCAACTCGAGCTATACCTATGACAGCATCTATCGCTCGCAAGACGGCGGTGACACCTGGCAGCGTACCGACTTGAATCGCGTGTTGGGCAATGGCTTCGCCAACTTCAGTTGGTATTTCGGCAATATTCGCGTCGATCCGAATGATCCCGCGCGTGTTTTTGTGCTGGATTTGACCCTGCAGATTTCGGAAGACGGCGGTTCGCAATGGCAATGGGTGGGCACTTCGCACGTCGATCACCATGCGCTGACCTTCGATCCCTCCAATCCGCAACGCTTGCTCGTCGGGCACGACGGCGGCATCGACATTTCCGAGGACGGCGGCTGGAGTTGGCGAAAAGTGGCCTTGCTGCCGGTCACGCAATTCTATCAGATCACCGTCGATGCCTCCAACCCCGGCCACTTGCTGGGCGGCACGCAGGACAACGGCACGCTGCGCACGCGCACCGGCAACGTGGATGATTGGGAGGAGATTTACGGCGGCGACGGCTTCTATGTGATCGTCGATCACACCCATCCCAATATCATCTATGCCGAGTCGCAATTCGGCGCTTTGGGCAAGTCTGTTGACGGCGGCCAGACTTTCAGCTACGCGCTCAATGGCATCGACCCGGCGGAACCGACGAACTGGGCGACGCCGGTGGTGATGGATCCCAACAACAGTGCGGTGTTGTACTACGGCACCAATCGCATCTATCGCACCACCAATAGCGCCGTGTCCTGGCAGGCCATCAGCGGCGATCTCACCGACCGCGAACCAGGCTCGCGGCTGGGCACGATCACGACCATCGCGGTGGCGCCCACGAATTCCGCGGTGATCTACGCCGGCACCGATGACGGCAACGTGTGGGTTTCGAACGACGACGGCGAAACCTGGCAGGATATTTCCGCGGGCCTGCCCTACCGCTGGGTCACGCGCGTGGCCGTCGATCCCACGGATGAGAATATTGCCTATGTCACCTTCTCGGGTTTGAAATGGAGTTCGCCGCAGCCGCATGTGTTTCGCACGCAACACATGGGACTGATTTGGGAAGACATCAGCGCCGGCCTGCCGGATGCGCCGGTGAACACCATTGCGATCGATCCCGCTTATCCGAATTATTTGTATGTCGGCACCGATGTGAGCGCTTACTATTCCCCGAACGCCGGCGGCGATTGGTATCCGCTCGGCGAGGGGCTGCCCATGGTTTCGGTGTATGATGTTGCCATTCACCCGGAAAGCCGGCTGCTGGTGGCCGGCACGCACGGCCGGTCGATGTATGCGCTGGATCTTGACCAGCTCACGCAAGTGGAGACGCCTCGCGGAACCCTGCCGGCGACATTCACGCTCGAACAGAATTATCCCAATCCTTTCAATCCTGCGACCCGGATCGTCTATTCGGTAGCGGGCAGTGAAGCTCTGGTGCCGGTGAGTTTAACCGTCTATGATGCGCAGGGCCGGCAGGTGGCAACGTTGGTGGATGAGCGCCAGCCCGCCGGACGGTACGAACGGCAGTTCGACGGCGCGGGGCTGGCCAGCGGGCTTTACCTCTACCGCCTGCGCGTGGGTGAGCGCAGTTTGCAGAGAAAGATGCTGTTCCTGCAGTGAGGGTCTGCTCCCGTGCAGAGGAGAAACACGCGGAGCCTATGCGGAAGGGATTGGAGATTTACCTCGAAAGGACGACGACATGAAAAGAGGAATGAAGCGCACGCTCGGAATGTGTGCGTTACTGTTGAGCACGTTCGGGCAACCCGGTTGCGGCATCTTTTCCAGCGACGAATCCGGCGATGATGGAAAGGCGAACCTAAATGGCGGCGGCACGCTGGCAGGCAAGCAGATTTTTCCTGCGGACAATCCCTGGAACACCGACATTTCCAGCGCTCCGGTTGATGCCAATTCCGAGGCCTTGCTGCGCAGCATCGGCTGGGATACCGGGCTGCACCCGGATTTCGGCACGGTGTGGAACGGCGCGCCGAACGGAATTCCCTTTGTGGTGGTTGCCGGGCAACAGCCCAAAGTTCCGGTGAGTTTCACCTACGCCGATGAAAGTGATCCGGGCCCTTATCCGATTCCGCCCGATGCTCCCATCGAAGGCGGACCGAGCAGTCGTGGCGATCGGCACGTGCTCGTGATTGACAAGGACAATTGGATGCTGTATGAGCTGTACGCGGCGTATCCGCAAAACGGCGGTACGAGCTGGCGCGCAGGCTCCGGCGCCATCTTCGACCTTGGCTCGAATCGTATGCGTCCCGCGGGCTGGACTTCTGCGGATGCGGCCGGACTGCCGATCTTTCCCGGCTTGGTACGCTACGAAGAAGCCGTGGAGCAGAAAGAGATTCGCCATGCGCTGCGTTTCACCTGCGCAGTAACACGCCGGGCCTATGTTTATCCGGCCCGCCATTTCGCGAGCAGTCGCACGGAAACAAACCTGCCGCCCATGGGCATGCGCGTGCGTCTGAAAGCGAACTACGAGGTCTCGGCGTTTCCCCCGGAAGTGCGAGCCATTCTCACGGCTTTGAAGAAGTATGGCATGTTCGTGGCAGACAACGGCTCTTCGTGGTACCTCAGCGGAGCGCCCGATTCACGCTGGAACGATGACAACTTGCACACGCTGCAGTCCGTGCGGGGAAAAGATTTCGAAGTGGTGAAGATGGAAAACGTGATGACCGAATGAGATTCGCATACAAATTGCGCGCGCTGCAAGACCAAATCACTGCTGCGGCACCAAGCTTTCGCAAACGCAGCGCGCATTTACCGGACAACATTTTCCAAAGTCAAGGCTGCTGCTTATGCTCGAGAACCGTTTGATGATTGATCAGCCTGCCGTGGTTGCGGTCGTGATGGGCAGCAAATCGGATTGGGAGACCATGCGTCCGGCGGCGGAGGTGTTGAAGCAATTCGAAGTGCCGCATGAATGCCGCGTCGTTTCGGCGCATCGCACGCCGGCGTGGCTGGCGGAGTTTGCCGCGACCGCGGAATCGCGCGGCCTGGAAGTGATCATCGCCGGTGCCGGCGGAGCTGCTCATCTTCCCGGCATGCTGGCGGCGCAAACGCTCGTGCCGGTGCTGGGCGTGCCGGTGCAAAGCAAAGCGCTCAACGGCTTGGATTCGCTGCTCGCCATCGTGCAGATGCCGGCCGGCATTCCGGTCGGCACGCTGGCGATCGGCACGGCCGGCGCAACCAACGCCGCGCTGCTGGCGGTGGCCATTCTCGCCAACCAGCGGCCGGAATTGCGCGAGAAGCTGCGGGTATTCCGCCAGCAGCAAACGCAAAGGGTTTTGGACAACGCCGAGCTGCGGCTGTAGGCCATCGGGCGCTCAAAGGCAGAACAAAACTCTGAAAGATGCTTAACCACAAAGCAAACGCTTGCACTGCGGAGCCGCGGAGAGCGCAGAGTTGCTATCTCAAAAAGCCTTTCTCTGCGTTCTCAGTATCTCGGCGGTGAGCTTTTGAGGTGAATGGCGCGGCAATGTGCGCAAATCTTCACAAGATCCTTGCTAGATGACAGTGGCGGTGGACACCTCGTGCGAGACAACAGTGTGCGAATCGGGTTTATTGTTGCCCGCGGGCTTCGGGTTTCAGCTTGTCTGAAACCTGGCGGAGGCGGATGAGTCGACCAAACTCAGGAAAAAGATCTGAAAGTTCGCGGCAGAATCATTTTCGGCAGAACAATGATCTGGATCACTCTGTCGCTCCCTCATTCTGCCAAGAGTTTTTGTGCCGCCCCAGGGCTTCAATTTTCAATAGGTACGATTTTAAAAGGAACTGCTTTTCGACAGGATTACAGGGTTCACCAGCCTTCAGAGAAATCATGTTGATCCTGTTATCCGGTCAGAAATAAAGGCTGCTGTGCAGCGGCCCCAGTTTTCAGCTTGTCTGAAAGCTGGCGTAGACTGTTACCTTGAAAGAAAAGCTGACATGAAGCATATCATTCTGCCGGGCGCGACCATCGGCATTTTGGGCAGCGGCCAGCTCGGCCGCATGCTGGCGCTGGCGGCGCGGCGCATGGGCTATCGGGTGAATACGCTTTCGATCGACACCGATTCTCCCACCGGACAAATTGCCGATCACGAAGTCGTTGCGGCTTACGACGATCTCGATGCCGTGCGCGATTTCGTGCGCCGAGTCAATGTCGTAACTTTCGAATTCGAGAACATCTCCGCCGAGGCCGTCGAGATTGCCGCGGCGCATGTGCCGGCGCATCCGAGCGCGCGCGTGTTGCATATCACGCAAAACCGGCTGCGGGAGAAGTCTTTCCTGACCAGCGCCGGCCTGCCGGTAGCGCCTTTTCAGCCGGTGCAGTCGCTGGAAGATTTGCGGCTGGCGCTGCAACAAGTGGGGTTCCCAGCCGTGCTGAAGACCGCGGGCTTTGGCTATGACGGCAAAGGTCAGTCGAGGATCAATTCATTGGAAGAGGCCGCCGCCGCCTTTCACCTGCTTGCAGGAGAAGAAGGTATTCTCGAGGCGTTTATCGATTTTGAAAAGGAAGTTTCGGTGGTAGCGGCGCGCGGGCAGGACGGTTCATTTGCGCATTACGGCGTGATCGAGAACAGCCATCGCCGTCACATTCTCGATGTTTCCCTGGCGCCGGCCGCAGTGTCTCCGAAAGCGGCGCGCGAGGCGATTGCCATGGCGCGCGTCATCTTGGACCAGCTCGAAGTGGTGGGCATTCTGTGTGTGGAATTCTTTCTCACGCGCGACGAAAAGCTCTATGTGAACGAACTGGCGCCGCGGCCGCACAACTCCGGCCACCTGACCATCGAAGCTGCGCTCACCAGCCAGTTCGAACAGCAACTGCGCGCGGTTTGCGGCCTGCCGCTCGGCGCGACCGACCTGCTCCGCCCGGCAGCGATGGCCAACCTGCTCGGTGATTTGTGGGAAAATGGCGAGCCGGATTGGGCGGCGGTGGCCGCTTTCCCCGAAGTGAAGCTGCATCTCTACGGCAAATTGGGCGCGCGCATCGGTCGCAAAATGGGACACCTCACCGCGCTGGCGGAGACGGTTGAAATCGCAAAAGAGCGCGTGGCCGCGGCCCGGCTGGCGCTGCAGCGCCAGCCGAGGCCCTGAATGATCCCGGGCAAGTCTGCAATGTCTTTCAGATTTTTGTTTTGGGTTTGAAACGCCAAAGGCCTGGGGATTCCCGCTTGGCGGTCAATCTGCGATTGATCGTCACGCCAATTCTTCAAATGGCAATGCCATGGTGTCAGTGGTCAAGCGAAACGCCTTTTTCGTCAGGCACACGAGATAAGACTGTTTCGCTTGTTTTGGGAAGAGACGGTGAAAGGCCGCCAAATTGGCGGCAAGTGGCGGGGTGGGAGTCGCGCTCAATTTTACTTCGAGGGGAATCAATTGCCTGCCGAAATCGAGAATAAAATCGACTTCATGGCCGGCGGCTGTGCGCCAGAAAAACAGGCGGGGCATCTCGCCGCGATGAACGAAGGCGCGATAAAGCTCGGCAAACACGGCATTCTCAAACAGTGGCCCGGCCATCGGCCCGAACAAGGCATGCTTGACGTCGGTCAGGCCGGCAAGATAGGCAGGCAAAGCGGCATCCAGGAAATAGAGCTTGGGTGCCCGCACCAAGCGTTTGCCGAGATTTGCATGATAGGGACGCAACAATACGATTTGATAGCTCGCTTCCAGCACGGATAGCCACGACTTTGCTGTATTGACGGCAATGCCGAGATCGCGCGCAAGCTCGGAAACATTCAACAATTGTGCGGTGCGAGCGGCCAGCGCAAACAGGAATCGTTGGAAATCCTCGAGATTGCCGACGTTGCGCAGGTTGCGTACGTCGCGCTCGAGATAGGTTTGAACATAACTGGCAAACCACAATCGCGCCTCGCGATGGGGATCGGCAACCAGTTCCGGATAACCGCTGCGCAGGAGGCCGGCCATGAGCTCTTCGCTCGAAGCGCCGTCCAGTGCTGGCGTCTCATTCTCTGTCACAGGCCGTTGCCAAAACGGCGCGGCCGTCGAGCGGAGCTTTCTTTCCGCGTGCGACATCGACAGCAGCGTCAACACTGCGGCTCTGCCGGCCAGCGTTTCGGTAATCCCTTGCATCAGCGAAAGGTTCTGCGAGCCGGAGAGCAAGTAACGCCCTTTCGTGCTGCGATGCCGGTCGATGGCGCGTTTGAGGTAATGCAGCAAATCCGGCGCATATTGAATTTCATCGAGAATGGCCGGCGGAGAGTATTCTTCTAAAAACAAACGCGGGTCCTGGCGGGCAAGCGCGCGCAAATCCGGCTCGTCCAAGCTGACGAACCGATGAGTTGCGCCGAACAGATGCTGCAGCAGGGTGGTCTTGCCGGATTGGCGCGGGCCAGTCACCAGCACCGCGGGAAACTCCTTCACAGCCTGGGCCAGCGTGCCTTCCAGTGTGCGTGGGATATAGTCGAACATGGCGGAAAGTAAGCGGGGAAATCTTGCGGGTCAAGTGTAAATTTGCAGTCGAAATGCAAATTTGCATGGCTGCAATGCAACGGGCGGCTAATCAAACGTTTGCTGATCATTCCTCCTCCGGCGCGTCGTGCTCATCCTCGATCTCACCGACGATTTCTTCCAGCACATCTTCGAGCGTGACAATGCCGAGCACCGGGCCGTTGCGCTCTTTCACCACTGCCATCTGCTTTCTTTGTTTGCGAAATTCGCGCAACGCCACCGCCACCGACATGCTGGGCGGAAAGAACACCGGCGGGTACATGGCATCGCTCAAGGTGATCATGCCGCGCAGGCTGAAGAAGTAGAACAGATCCTTGGCATTGACAATGCCGACGACGTTGTCGAAGTCGCCGTCATAAACCGGCATGCGGGTGTGTGCGCCCTCGCGTACCGCCTCCATGATTTCGCTTTCCGGCGCGTGCACCTCGAGTGCAGCGACGTTTTCGCGCGGAATCAGAATGTCCCGCACCCGCTTCGCCGACAGCCGGAACACGTTGCGCAGATACACGGCCTGATCCGGCGAGAGAATGCCGGCCCGGCTGGTTTCCTCGACCAGCAGGCTGAGCTCATCCACCGAATGCACCATCTGATGGCCGGACACGGGCTGAAAGCCGAGGCGCCGCACCACCCAATTGCCGGCGCTGTTCATCATCAAGATCGCCGGCCGCATGACGCGTGCAAACACCAGCAGCGGCGTGGCCACCACCACCGAGATTTCGTCCGGACGCTGCAACGCCAACGCCTTGGGCGCCAGCTCACCGATGACGACGTGCAGAAACGTGATGAGGGTGAAGGAAGAAACCGCAGCGAGCGAGTGGCTGGCCACCGCAGAGAGGGAAACCGGCAGCCAGCGCAGCACCGGCTCAAACAGATGCGCCACCGCCGGCTCGCCCACCCATCCCAAGGCCAGACTCGCCAGTGTGATGCCGAGTTGGGTGGCGGCAATCGCGTCATCCAACCGGCTGATGACACGCCGCACCGCGGTGGCGCCCACGCGGCCTTTTTGAATCATTTCCTCGACCCGGGTGCGCCGCACCGCCACCAGGGCAAACTCCGCCGCCACGAAAAAACTGTTCAACAGCACCAGCAGTGGGATTGACAGCAGGCTCAAGAATTGGCGAAGAAACTCCAGCACACCTTCCATACTTCGTAGGCTCCCTGACTCTTCTGCAGCATCTGCGCGCGGCGCGTGCGCCGCAGAAGGGTAGCAGAAAAAATGCTTGCATACAATCAAAATTTCACTGTCCTTCCACTGCCGGGTGCGTCCTCGCCGCGCGGCCGCGCGGCTTGATCCCGGCGCGCACCTCTTTCATCTGAATGAGGCCATGAGTCCAGTCATCGCCACCCGCAATCTCACCAAAAAATTCGGCACGCTGACGGCACTGGCGCAGGTCGATCTCACGGTCGCGCCCGGTACGGTCTTCGGATTTCTCGGCCCTAATGGCGCCGGCAAAACCACCACCGTGCGTTTGCTCAACGGCCTGTTGCTGCCGACCGCGGGCCAGGCGTTCGTGCTGGGCCATGAGGTGCCGCGAGACAGCCACCATGTGCGGCGGCGCTGCGGCGTGCAAACCGACACCAATCTCTACGACAAGCTCACGGTGCAGGAGAATTTGGAAATTTGGGGCGGGCTTTACGGCCTGCGGAGCAGCGAGTTGCAGCAGCGCCTGAGCGCCTTGTTGGAGCAGTTCGATTTGGCGGAAAAGC includes:
- a CDS encoding DUF4097 domain-containing protein produces the protein MPHRKNIWRSGILLAWLVLPLLAVAQEERSEKSFTVKPGGWLELRADFGSVEVTSWSKDEVKVEVTKWVEGRSQRRASELFKDYEITYNQTANGVAITAKMYGGSRRWWGGNNDGLQVEFRLSVPQKYNLDLNTAGGSISVDNLIGEARVKTSGGSLTLGRIEGPVDARTSGGSIDLRQAKGRLAAHTSGGSITVGEVDGEVAVETSGGSISVDGAGGSLRAHTSGGGVTLRRLRGSVTASTSGGSLSAELLEQFNAPCDLSTSGGGISVYLAPGIKADVDARTSGGDVESDLPITVQGAIGEGKLQGKLNGGGPLLTLRTSGGDIRLRSR
- a CDS encoding T9SS type A sorting domain-containing protein — its product is MRRFFAFSGKSRVVPLLVLSCLLSLFFGLSAERKPLAGRETSHQRADAEHKAQAKRYPSDWAWRQRTFPYGTADKTAPLEALAQAQRLRQLHKPSQSAARWRFAGPLNIGGRITDIEFDPFDATTVYAGAATGGVFKSVDGGETWQSVFDEQAVLPIGDLAVDPNQPGVLYAGTGEANGGHNNFPGGGVFKSSDGGMTWQFLGLAATTSIGRLLVDPSNSQRVFVAAIGDYFAKDADRGVYRSDDAGASWQKVLFINDSTGVIDLVINPEDPANLFAAAWERIRPPKFNTHLYGRGSGIYRSSDGGDTWQRLGAAHGLPAGRSDLGRIGLALCATQPNQLYALFTNSSYTYDSIYRSQDGGDTWQRTDLNRVLGNGFANFSWYFGNIRVDPNDPARVFVLDLTLQISEDGGSQWQWVGTSHVDHHALTFDPSNPQRLLVGHDGGIDISEDGGWSWRKVALLPVTQFYQITVDASNPGHLLGGTQDNGTLRTRTGNVDDWEEIYGGDGFYVIVDHTHPNIIYAESQFGALGKSVDGGQTFSYALNGIDPAEPTNWATPVVMDPNNSAVLYYGTNRIYRTTNSAVSWQAISGDLTDREPGSRLGTITTIAVAPTNSAVIYAGTDDGNVWVSNDDGETWQDISAGLPYRWVTRVAVDPTDENIAYVTFSGLKWSSPQPHVFRTQHMGLIWEDISAGLPDAPVNTIAIDPAYPNYLYVGTDVSAYYSPNAGGDWYPLGEGLPMVSVYDVAIHPESRLLVAGTHGRSMYALDLDQLTQVETPRGTLPATFTLEQNYPNPFNPATRIVYSVAGSEALVPVSLTVYDAQGRQVATLVDERQPAGRYERQFDGAGLASGLYLYRLRVGERSLQRKMLFLQ
- the purE gene encoding 5-(carboxyamino)imidazole ribonucleotide mutase, translating into MLENRLMIDQPAVVAVVMGSKSDWETMRPAAEVLKQFEVPHECRVVSAHRTPAWLAEFAATAESRGLEVIIAGAGGAAHLPGMLAAQTLVPVLGVPVQSKALNGLDSLLAIVQMPAGIPVGTLAIGTAGATNAALLAVAILANQRPELREKLRVFRQQQTQRVLDNAELRL
- a CDS encoding 5-(carboxyamino)imidazole ribonucleotide synthase — protein: MKHIILPGATIGILGSGQLGRMLALAARRMGYRVNTLSIDTDSPTGQIADHEVVAAYDDLDAVRDFVRRVNVVTFEFENISAEAVEIAAAHVPAHPSARVLHITQNRLREKSFLTSAGLPVAPFQPVQSLEDLRLALQQVGFPAVLKTAGFGYDGKGQSRINSLEEAAAAFHLLAGEEGILEAFIDFEKEVSVVAARGQDGSFAHYGVIENSHRRHILDVSLAPAAVSPKAAREAIAMARVILDQLEVVGILCVEFFLTRDEKLYVNELAPRPHNSGHLTIEAALTSQFEQQLRAVCGLPLGATDLLRPAAMANLLGDLWENGEPDWAAVAAFPEVKLHLYGKLGARIGRKMGHLTALAETVEIAKERVAAARLALQRQPRP
- a CDS encoding ATP-binding protein, with the translated sequence MFDYIPRTLEGTLAQAVKEFPAVLVTGPRQSGKTTLLQHLFGATHRFVSLDEPDLRALARQDPRLFLEEYSPPAILDEIQYAPDLLHYLKRAIDRHRSTKGRYLLSGSQNLSLMQGITETLAGRAAVLTLLSMSHAERKLRSTAAPFWQRPVTENETPALDGASSEELMAGLLRSGYPELVADPHREARLWFASYVQTYLERDVRNLRNVGNLEDFQRFLFALAARTAQLLNVSELARDLGIAVNTAKSWLSVLEASYQIVLLRPYHANLGKRLVRAPKLYFLDAALPAYLAGLTDVKHALFGPMAGPLFENAVFAELYRAFVHRGEMPRLFFWRTAAGHEVDFILDFGRQLIPLEVKLSATPTPPLAANLAAFHRLFPKQAKQSYLVCLTKKAFRLTTDTMALPFEELA
- a CDS encoding hemolysin family protein; this translates as MEGVLEFLRQFLSLLSIPLLVLLNSFFVAAEFALVAVRRTRVEEMIQKGRVGATAVRRVISRLDDAIAATQLGITLASLALGWVGEPAVAHLFEPVLRWLPVSLSAVASHSLAAVSSFTLITFLHVVIGELAPKALALQRPDEISVVVATPLLVFARVMRPAILMMNSAGNWVVRRLGFQPVSGHQMVHSVDELSLLVEETSRAGILSPDQAVYLRNVFRLSAKRVRDILIPRENVAALEVHAPESEIMEAVREGAHTRMPVYDGDFDNVVGIVNAKDLFYFFSLRGMITLSDAMYPPVFFPPSMSVAVALREFRKQRKQMAVVKERNGPVLGIVTLEDVLEEIVGEIEDEHDAPEEE